The Natator depressus isolate rNatDep1 chromosome 8, rNatDep2.hap1, whole genome shotgun sequence genome window below encodes:
- the LOC141992633 gene encoding uncharacterized protein LOC141992633: protein MQSSSAEVTMMESQNRKRAPAWTEREVRDLIAVWGEESVLSELRSSFRNAKTFVKISQGMKDRGHNRDPKQCRVKLKELRQAYQKTREVNGRSGSEPQTCRFYDELHAILGGSATTTPAVLFDSFNGDGGNTEAGFGDEEDDDDDEVVDSSQQASGETGFPDSQELFLTLDLEPVPPEPTHGCLLDPAGGEGTSAACVSMITGASPSQRLVKIRKKEKRTRDEMFSELMLSSHTDRAQTNAWRHVTAASLSQTQSNRVVFSGPNSVVT, encoded by the exons atgcagagctcatcagcagaggtgaccatgatggagtcccagaatcgcaaaagagctccagcatggaccgaacgggaggtacgggatctgatcgctgtatggggagaggaatccgtgctatcagaactccggtccagttttcgaaatgccaaaacctttgtcaaaatctcccagggcatgaaggacagaggccataacagggacccgaagcagtgccgcgtgaaactgaaggagctgaggcaagcctaccagaaaaccagagaggtgaacggccgctccgggtcagagccccaaacatgccgcttctatgatgagctgcatgccattttagggggttcagccaccactaccccagccgtgttgtttgactccttcaatggagatggaggcaatacggaagcaggttttggggacgaagaagatgatgatgatgatgaggttgtagatagctcacagcaagcaagcggagaaaccggttttcccgacagccaggaactgtttctcaccctggacctggagccagtaccccccgaacccacccacggctgcctcctggacccagcaggcggagaagggacctccg ctgcatgtgtttcaatgatcacaggagcttctccttcccagaggctagtgaagattagaaagaaagaaaaacgcactcgagatgaaatgttctccgagctcatgctatcctcccacactgacagagcacagacgaatgcgtggag GCACGTCACTGCTGCATCTCTGAGCCAGACGCAGTCAAACAGAGTTGTATtctcagggccaaattcagtggtGACATAA